A region from the Nostoc sp. HK-01 genome encodes:
- a CDS encoding RNP-1 like RNA-binding protein, whose protein sequence is MSVRLYIGNLPKEEIDRQDLQAVFAAEGDAVTTKLIKDRKTGKCRGFGFLTVNNDEQADQIIEKYNGQMFKDTPIKLEKALPRTKGDEGEEQAPKAAAHSNPTPSSNKESNRRDKGSKKSKRSSGGRESSTSTDSDAIRPDPRWASELEKLKQMLAAQTTN, encoded by the coding sequence ATGTCCGTTCGCCTATATATAGGCAATTTGCCAAAAGAAGAAATAGATCGTCAAGACCTGCAAGCAGTTTTTGCGGCAGAAGGCGATGCTGTTACCACAAAACTAATTAAAGACCGGAAAACTGGTAAATGTCGTGGTTTTGGGTTCTTAACCGTCAACAATGACGAACAAGCTGATCAAATTATTGAAAAATATAATGGTCAGATGTTCAAAGATACCCCAATTAAGCTAGAAAAAGCATTGCCCCGCACCAAGGGTGATGAAGGCGAAGAGCAAGCGCCTAAAGCGGCTGCACATAGCAATCCTACTCCTAGCAGCAATAAAGAAAGCAATCGTCGGGACAAAGGCTCTAAGAAGTCTAAACGCAGCAGTGGTGGGCGCGAAAGTAGCACATCAACTGACTCAGATGCAATTCGTCCAGATCCCCGTTGGGCATCGGAACTAGAAAAGCTCAAGCAGATGTTAGCAGCACAAACCACCAATTAA
- a CDS encoding TenA family transcription regulator produces the protein MTLSNELWVANQDLGQACLEHPFVQGIADGSLEPTKFAYYVGQDAFFLEAFARAYSIAAAKAPDWKGFTIFHNLVSGVLAELQLHQGYAAKWGVDLRSVEPGAATRRYTDFLLATAWSSDVGITAAAMSPCMRLYAFLGERLACNGIPHHHYADWIITYSGTDFQPLTQQLETLVDNYATNSALVHSTYRYAMVCEQEFFQAAWIM, from the coding sequence ATGACTTTATCCAATGAATTGTGGGTAGCTAATCAAGATTTAGGGCAAGCTTGTCTAGAGCATCCTTTTGTGCAAGGTATCGCTGATGGTAGTCTTGAACCAACCAAATTTGCTTACTATGTAGGACAAGATGCTTTCTTTTTAGAAGCTTTCGCCCGTGCTTATAGCATCGCCGCAGCTAAAGCACCAGATTGGAAAGGATTTACCATATTTCACAACTTAGTTAGTGGAGTTTTAGCGGAGTTACAACTACATCAAGGTTATGCAGCCAAGTGGGGAGTTGATTTGCGCTCAGTAGAACCAGGCGCAGCTACCCGGCGTTATACAGATTTTTTGTTAGCCACAGCTTGGAGTAGCGATGTTGGGATAACTGCGGCGGCGATGTCACCCTGTATGCGGCTGTATGCCTTTTTAGGAGAACGGTTAGCTTGTAATGGGATTCCTCATCATCACTATGCAGATTGGATTATCACCTACAGTGGTACAGATTTTCAACCACTCACACAACAATTAGAAACTTTGGTGGATAACTACGCTACTAATAGCGCTTTAGTTCATTCAACTTACCGTTACGCTATGGTTTGCGAACAGGAATTTTTTCAAGCTGCGTGGATAATGTAG
- a CDS encoding putative transcriptional regulator, translating to MKAEAESDRRLTCEVETTLKVIGGRWKVLIIRELITGVKRFGELQRALPGITQKMLTQQLREMEEDGIVHRQVYAQIPPKVEYSLTLLGESLKPILYAMHDWAVEHLSNINNQNKL from the coding sequence ATGAAAGCAGAAGCAGAAAGCGATCGCAGGCTAACTTGTGAAGTAGAAACTACCCTGAAGGTAATTGGCGGACGCTGGAAAGTTTTAATTATTAGGGAATTAATCACTGGTGTAAAACGCTTTGGTGAATTGCAACGAGCCTTACCAGGAATTACCCAAAAGATGTTAACTCAGCAACTGAGAGAAATGGAAGAAGATGGGATAGTACATCGACAAGTTTATGCTCAAATACCTCCCAAGGTAGAATATTCTCTCACGCTATTAGGAGAAAGTCTGAAACCTATTCTCTATGCGATGCACGACTGGGCTGTTGAGCATTTATCTAATATCAACAACCAAAATAAGCTGTAA
- a CDS encoding von Willebrand factor type A has protein sequence MLDNRDYTLIIDKSGSMATPDQKGGRSRWVTAQESTLALASKCEQFDPDGITVYVFSGRFKRYENVTTSKVTQIFQENDPSGTTDLAAVLKHATDDYFQRKSSGQTKPNGETILVVTDGEPDDRKAVMRVIIEASRRMDKDEELAISFIQVGSDQQATRFLKVLDDELQSAGAKFDICDTITMEDMEDLSLSEVLLNAIND, from the coding sequence ATGCTTGACAACCGAGATTATACTTTAATTATTGATAAAAGTGGCAGCATGGCAACCCCAGACCAAAAAGGCGGTAGAAGCCGCTGGGTTACAGCCCAAGAATCTACTTTAGCTTTAGCTAGTAAGTGTGAACAGTTTGATCCCGATGGGATTACTGTTTATGTATTTTCGGGAAGATTTAAGCGCTATGAAAATGTCACTACTAGTAAAGTTACCCAAATTTTCCAAGAAAATGATCCATCAGGAACTACAGACTTAGCCGCAGTCTTAAAACACGCTACGGATGATTATTTTCAACGTAAGTCTTCTGGTCAAACAAAGCCAAACGGAGAAACAATTTTAGTAGTAACTGATGGTGAACCAGATGACCGCAAAGCAGTTATGCGCGTAATTATTGAAGCTTCTCGGCGGATGGACAAAGATGAAGAACTAGCAATTTCCTTTATTCAAGTCGGTTCAGATCAACAAGCTACTCGGTTTCTCAAAGTATTAGATGATGAATTGCAAAGCGCTGGAGCAAAATTCGATATCTGCGACACCATTACAATGGAAGATATGGAAGATTTAAGTTTGTCAGAAGTTTTGCTCAACGCCATTAACGATTAG